The uncultured Methanobrevibacter sp. genome segment TCTTGCTTTCAATATTTGTCGCTCCACTCATATTGGCATTGTTTACTCCTTCTGTAACTGCTGCAGCTTTGGTTATTGTAGGTTTCTTGATGATGGCTCAATTAGGAAGTGTGGATTGGGCCAATTCGGTAATTTCAGCATCTGTTTTTATGACAATCATTATGATGATTCTTTCATACTCAATTTCCATAGGTATTGCATGGGGGTTCATTGCTTATTTCGTAGGATCCCTTGCTGAAGGCAAGTTCAAGGAGATGGGTTGGGGAATGTATGCCCTGATGATTGTATTTTTAGTTTATCTCTTCTTTGGGCTTTAGATATTTTTAAAATTAGTCATTGTAGTCTTTTTCTACTTTGTCAAGATAATATTTGCCTTTATCGGTTATGCTGTAGAATCTGTACCTTTTGTCTTCTTCATTAAGACATTCCACTAAATCCGCTTCTTTTAGTGTTTTTAAGTACTTTGACACGTGATTGCTGTTGTCATTAATATCCTTGCTGATTTTTGAAGGAATCTTATCCTCCTTTTCAAGGGATTTTAAAACGTTTATTCTTTTTTTGGACCTTGCCAGCAGAGATATGATGCTCATATCATCTTTTTTAATCATGATTTTCAATTTAAATTTTGGCTATTTAATAGATATCTATATGATATTAGCATGCTAATAGCAATGTTTATATTATGTGTGTAACATATTTATCAGTACTGAATTGAGGTGATATTTTCAACAAAAAAATTTTTCTTGTAATTCCTGTTGTTATTGTTGCATTAATCATTATAATGCCTATTAGTTCTACTTATGATTTTGATGGGCATTTTACAATGAATGTTCCTTTGGGCAAGCATTATAGTGATGTTGCATGGTGCCGCCCCAATGGTGCATTAGGTTGCGCCGCTGAATATTGGGAAGATAGTGCCGGCTGTGAATTGGATAAAAATGAATTCGTTGTTTATTATTATAATAATTCACTGCTGGTTGAAGGTGAATCAAATGCATTGCAACATTCTCTCAATGGTTTAAATACATCATATTTGTATAAAATTGAGCAAAATGATGGAAATTTATTTGTATTGACCAATGATATCGGAATGAGAAATATGCCACCATATCTTGTAGGCACTGCAAATGATGATGGCAGTGAAGCTGTTTTTGTTGGAGGACACAATCTCAATGACTTGAAAAGATATGCACATTCTGTTGAATTTAAATAGGTGAATAAAAATGTTAGTTCGTAATTTGGATTTTCTATCCATACCTAAAGAGTTTTCCAAAGTTGAAATTACGATTTACGACAATAAATCCATTGCTTTGGTATACATTAACGGTAAAGGATATTCTTTGGTTTTAAAAAATGAAGATGTTATTGATTCATTATTTTTATTGAAAACTGATATTGTCCCAAGCAATGTCAATGAACATTCCGACAGGGAAGATTTCATAAATGTAATTAAAATGCTGCTGGATAAGATTTATGCTATTGCAGATATCAAGGAATATGAAAAGCAGCATCAGGAGCATGTATTTTTAAGATTGATGGACATGCTAAATGAGGGAACTGATGTTGAAATTATTTCTGAAGAAACTTCAAAGGTCTACAGCGACATTGAAAAAGGATTCATGAAGTTGGAAATAGATATTCTGGACAATAAAATCAATGCTTTAAATTCCTCTATTGCAGATGTTTCAAATAATCTGCAGGCTACAGTTGATGATATTGAAGAAAATTCATGGGGAAATAAGATTAGAAAGTCCATTGATCAAAATAACTGGGGTTAAACTATGGTAAAGTGTAGTAAGTGTGGAGCGGAAGTTGTCGGATCTGATTTCTGTTTTAACTGTGGTGAAAAAGTAGAAAAATATGAAGCAGGTTCTGATGTCTGTCCGAAATGCGGTACAAAAAATGGTAAAAACACAACATTTTGCCGTGAATGCGGACATAAGTTGGATAATGGAGTTGGTTTCGGCTCATCTCATTCTCAAAAGGAATGGCAGGCACGTCACGATGAGATTATTAGAAGATATGATATGTTGGCTGAAGAATTCGGCATAAAAGATGAAGATTATTTTTTAACCAGCGTTAAAAGATTCAATAAGTTGGAACAGACTACAACTAAACACCAATTGACTAATGATGTTGTTGACACTGCAGTATTTGGAATTCCGGTAAACAGATTGTTGAAAAGAGATTTGGGTAATGAAACTATCATTGATGGATTTTTCCTCATAAAAGAAGATAAATTTGTTTTC includes the following:
- a CDS encoding winged helix-turn-helix domain-containing protein, whose product is MIKKDDMSIISLLARSKKRINVLKSLEKEDKIPSKISKDINDNSNHVSKYLKTLKEADLVECLNEEDKRYRFYSITDKGKYYLDKVEKDYND